Proteins encoded in a region of the Osmerus mordax isolate fOsmMor3 chromosome 17, fOsmMor3.pri, whole genome shotgun sequence genome:
- the cntn1b gene encoding contactin 1b has product MASKGLVLLILSSSFSLSEAFLFGDPRIYGDDATGYGPVFEEEPLDIVYTEDSPDGRISMNCRARANPPATYRWRRDKWEIKLMEQPDEHYSLVGGNLVITNPKQKKHAGTYVCVAKNIYGTVISKEATIKFGYMDAFPEEERDPVLVKEGQGAVLLCAPPKRWPYEVTFRWIYNEFPVFLQPDRRRFVSQSTGNLYISKVEAQDAGNYSCFVSSPIIGKSVFSKFIPLIPSADEYPTERKFPADLRVTFPDTTAMLASNITLECFALGNPIPHILWRKVGATDLPAGHEISMSGALLHLYNVQYEDAGKYECEAINSKGKDWHHNWLYVQSAPEWAQTINNTQKDIGSEHTMGCVAMGKPFPYIRWLKDGFTIGKGELKFSSLTFDDSGMYQCIAENYWGTIYANAELRVIACPPSFEFNPVRRQLLGARDGRVVIECKPRAAPRPQFSWRKDKELLFNNSRISILFDGSLEILNATRNDEGVYTCFAENNRGKANSTGTLTITEATSITVAPEDAVVEVGGEVVLSCSASYDPMLDVTFIWAIDYRVIDFNAERRDFERIMGAEDSGDMKIMNIQVNHAGRYICTAQTVVDNATAYADVKVIGRPGPPGVVVVEEIGDKSVKLTWSKGADHHSPILHYTIQTRDFWALDFEDWRTASTSPTILGASAESADVTDLYPWMEYEFRIYATNEYGDGEASVPSIKIKTWDAAPVVAPANIGGFGGRDGELILTWEPIQPWYFSGKKFGYVVAFKPHDAYDWWYETISDPETRRYVHRDPSFEVTEEDFQVREFQVKIKSFNSKGDGPYSLTTVIYYPRDVPTESPTDVYSRPVSCTEALVWWLPVMDTGTGLTQYIDGYQVKYWRKYDDTESGANRILVPGNANNTRLENMRPDSHYLIEVRAYNGAGFGPPSEHCEMFTRRPPPSVAPRVWRYISWTGKWLYVWWDHIEYDWFGNISFPLYYKVMFRKTGYITGPIYITGWHFMDFPMPQVGDFELEVRGRYEGGDGPSRMIRIRGKASVTTPSLSLASLLLLALCIVGF; this is encoded by the exons ATGGCGTCTAAAGGACTTGTTCTCCTGattctctcctcctcgttcTCCCTCTCAG AAGCGTTTCTGTTCGGTGACCCTAGAATCTACGGAG ACGATGCCACTGGCTATGGACCTGTGTTTGAGGAGGAGCCTCTGGACATTGTGTACACAGAGGACTCCCCTGATGGAAGGATCTCCATGAACTGTAGAGCAAGGGCCAACCCTCCGGCTAcatacag GTGGCGCCGTGATAAGTGGGAGATCAAGCTGATGGAGCAGCCTGACGAGCACTACAGTCTGGTGGGGGGAAACCTGGTCATCACCAACCCCAAGCAGAAGAAGCACGCAGGAACGTACGTGTGCGTGGCCAAGAACATCTACGGAACCGTCATCAGCAAAGAGGCCACGATCAAGTTCGGAT ATATGGATGCATTccccgaggaggagagggaccctGTGTTGGTCAAGGAGGGCCAAGGAGCCGTGCTGCTTTGTGCCCCTCCTAAACGCTGGCCAT acgAGGTGACGTTCCGGTGGATCTACAACGAGTTCCCGGTGTTCCTGCAGCCGGACCGCCGGCGCTTCGTGTCCCAGAGCACGGGGAACCTCTACATCTCCAAGGTGGAGGCCCAGGACGCAGGGAACTACTCCTGCTTCGTCTCCAGCCCCATCATCGGCAAGAGTGTCTTCTCCAAGttcatccccctcatcccctccgcTGACGAAT atccCACAGAGAGGAAGTTCCCAGCTGACCTCCGGGTGACCTTCCCTGACACCACAGCCATGCTGGCCTCCAACATCACGCTGGAGTGCTTCGCTCTTGGCAA CCCCATTCCTCACATCCTGTGGAGAAAGGTGGGCGCCACAGACCTGCCAGCAGGCCACGAGATCAGCATGTCCGGAGCGCTGCTGCATCTCTACAACGTCCAGTACGAAGACGCCGGCAAGTACGAGTGTGAGGCCATCAACTCCAAAGGAAAAGACTGGCACCACAACTGGCTCTACGTACAGT CCGCTCCTGAGTGGGCCCAGACCATCAACAACACCCAAAAGGACATTGGGTCGGAGCACACCATGGGCTGTGTGGCCATGGGCAAGCCCTTCCCCTACATCCGCTGGCTCAAAGATGGATTCACG aTTGGAAAAGGCGAGCTGAAGTTCTCCAGTCTGACCTTTGATGACTCAGGGATGTACCAGTGCATCGCCGAGAACTACTGGGGAACCATCTACGCCAACGCAGAGCTGCGTGTGATTG cctgccccccctcGTTCGAGTTCAACCCCGTTAGGAGGCAGCTCCTGGGAGCCAGAGATGGACGCGTGGTGATCGAGTGCAAACCCCGCGCCGCCCCCAGACCCCAGTTCAGCTGGAGAAAGGACAAGGAGCTGCTCTTCAATAACTCACG GATCTCTATATTGTTCGACGGCAGTCTGGAGATCCTAAATGCCACGAGGAACGACGAGGGTGTGTACACGTGCTTCGCTGAGAACAACCGCGGCAAGGCCAACAGCACTGGCACCCTCACCATCACAG AGGCGACCAGTATCACAGTAGCCCCAGAGGATGCCGtggtggaggttgggggggaggtggtccTGAGCTGCTCCGCCTCCTACGACCCCATGCTGGACGTGACGTTCATCTGGGCCATCGACTATCGCGTCATCGACTTCAACGCCGAGAGACGCGACTTTGAACGCATCATG ggTGCTGAGGACAGCGGGGATATGAAAATCATGAACATTCAGGTGAATCACGCGGGACGCTACATCTGCACAGCCCAGACTGTGGTGGACAATGCCACCGCCTATGCCGACGTCAAGGTCATAG GGCGCCCAGGCCCCCCAGGTGTGGTGGTCGTGGAGGAGATCGGGGACAAGTCAGTAAAGCTGACGTGGAGTAAGGGAGCGGACCACCACAGCCCCATCCTGCACTACACCATCCAGACCAGGGACTTCTGGGCTCTGGACTTTGAGGACTGGAGGACAGCCAGCACCT CCCCCACCATCCTGGGCGCGTCTGCCGAGAGCGCTGACGTGACGGACCTGTACCCCTGGATGGAATACGAGTTCAGGATCTACGCCACCAACGAGTACGGAGACGGAGAGGCCTCCGTCCCCTCCATCAAGATCAAGACCTGGGACGCAg CTCCTGTGGTGGCTCCTGCAAACATCGGAGGctttggagggagagacggagaactGATCCTCACCTGGGAG CCCATACAGCCCTGGTACTTCTCGGGTAAGAAGTTTGGCTACGTGGTGGCTTTCAAACCTCACGACGCCTACGACTGGTGGTACGAGACCATCTCCGACCCCGAGACGCGGCGCTATGTCCACCGCGACCCCAGCTTCGAGGTTACCGAGGAAGACTTCCAGGTCAGGGAGTTCCAGGTCAAGATCAAGTCCTTCAACAGCAAAGGTGACGGGCCGTACAGCCTGACCACAGTCATCTACTACCCACGAGACG ttccTACAGAGTCTCCTACAGATGTCTACTCCAGGCCAGTCTCGTGTACAGAAGCTCTGGTTTGGTGGCTGCCTGTCATGGATACGGGCACTGGCCTCACCCAGTACATAGACGGCTACCAG GTGAAGTACTGGAGGAAGTATGATGACACAGAATCAGGAGCCAATCGGATCCTTGTTCCCGGGAATGCCAACAACACGCGTCTGGAGAACATGCGTCCAGATTCCCACTACCTCATCGAAGTGCGGGCCTACAATGGAGCTGGCTTTGGCCCCCCCAGCGAACACTGCGAGATGTTCACCAGGAGACCTC cccccAGTGTGGCTCCCAGAGTGTGGCGCTACATCAGCTGGACAGGAAAGTGGCTGTATGTGTGGTGGGACCATATTGAGTACGACTGGTTTGGAAacatctccttccctctctactACAAA GTGATGTTCAGGAAGACGGGCTACATCACCGGGCCTATCTACATCACAGGCTGGCACTTCATGGACTTCCCCATGCCCCAGGTGGGCGACTTTgagctggaggtcagaggtcgctACGAGGGCGGAGATGGGCCCTCCAGGATGATCCGCATCAGGG GTAAGGCGTCGGTGACCACGCCCTCACTCAGCCTGGCTTCCTTGCTGCTCCTGGCCCTGTGCATTGTGGGATTTTAG